The proteins below come from a single Drosophila kikkawai strain 14028-0561.14 chromosome 3R, DkikHiC1v2, whole genome shotgun sequence genomic window:
- the LOC108075615 gene encoding dynein light chain 1, cytoplasmic-like has translation MSDSEAVIKSADMSEEMQKNAIDCTTQALDKYSIEKDIAKYIKTEFDKKYSPEWHCIVGSDFGSYVSHEPHHFFYFYLGQIAILLFKRG, from the coding sequence ATGTCTGACAGCGAAGCCGTGATTAAGAGTGCCGACATGAGCGAGGAGATGCAGAAGAACGCCATTGACTGCACGACACAGGCCCTCGATAAATACAGCATTGAGAAGGATATTGCCAAATATATTAAGACGGAGTTTGACAAAAAATATAGCCCCGAATGGCATTGCATTGTTGGCAGTGATTTCGGATCGTATGTGTCACACGAGCCGCaccatttcttttatttctatttggGCCAGATAgccattttattgtttaagagAGGTTAA